Genomic DNA from Haloplanus sp. HW8-1:
GTGACCCAGCAGACGGGGTCGACGCGCCCACGCGCCAGCCTATCTGTCGGCGCTGTGCGTCGATCCGGTGTGACGGCGGACAGGAGATCCGACCGGGACGCCGGCGCGTCACGTCGTCGATCACCTTCGGCGGCAGTTCGGGGAACCACGTCGCCACGCCCGGCGACGACGTGAACCACATCAGCGGCGAGGTGGACATCGAGGTGTCCGGCGCGTCGTCGGACTACCCACATCCGACGCGGCTTCAACGGGAGATCGAGGCCGCCGTCGCCGACATGCTCGACGACTACGCCGAGCGGGTGAGCGACGACGTCGACCGCGGCGACGGTATCGAGACGGACGGTGGCGAGGATCAGTTTTCGGTCCGCGTCGGCGAGATGGTCCGGGAGATCGAGGAGGACGTCGAGGACTCGACGAAGGCCGAGGCGATGCTGTACGCCCGGTGCTCGGCCGCGTTCGAGGACCTGCTCGACCACTACCGACAGTTCGCGTACGCGAGCCGCGAGCACGTCATCCTCGAACTGCTGTTCCACGTCGGGTGTCGCGTCGGCGCGCTCCACGGTCTCGACGTCGCCGACTACCACCCGGACGAGGCGTACCTGGAGTTCGTCAACCGCGAGCCGGAGACGCCGCTGAAGAACGACGTCCACGGCGAGCGGCCGGTCGCACTGTCCGACCGTGTCGTCGACGTCATCGAGGACTACCGACGGGTGAACCGCCCCGACGTGTCGGACGACCAGGGGCGCCGGCCGCTCATCGCCACGACGCGCGGCCGCATGAGTATCTCGGCGATGCGGGACACCGTGTACCGGATGACCCGCCCGTGCGAGTACGGCGAGTGCCCCCACGACCGGGACCCGGAGAACTGCGAGGCGATGAAGACCGGACGCGCATCACGGTGCCCGTCGAGCCGTGCGCCCCATGACGTCCGCGCGGCGGCGATCATGCGGATGCGCGGACTCGACATCCCTGCCGAGGTGGTGTCTGCTCGGGTCAACGCCACGCAGGAAGTGATCGAGGACTACTACGACGAACGGACGCCTCGGGAGCGGATGGAACAGCGCCGCGAGAAACTGGGTGATCTGGACTGAAATCGACTGACCGCCCGCGAGGGGACCGTCTTTATTTCGTATCCGCCCTCCCCGATTTGAACGGGGGGCAAGCCGATCTACAGTCGGCTGCTCTACCAGTCTGAGCTAAGGGCGGGCACGTAAACGTAATCGCCAGACTGGACTTAAGGATTCTCATTTACTCGGCGGCCGGACCCGAACCCTTTCGTCGGCCGGTCGCCATCGACGTCGCATGGACGAGGAGCGCCAGGCCACCTTCGGGCCGGACGGCGAACTGGAGACGGAGGCGCCGGAGGCGACGGGCACCAACGACTTCGGGGCGGAGACCGGTGCCGACGAGACGGATGGCGGCTTCAATCGCTACGCGGTCGTCAGCCTACTCCAGAAGGCGATCCGACGGGGCGACGAGGAGGCGTCGGCGTGGTGTGCGTGGGAACTCGCCCGATCCGGTTTCGGGTGGAACCTCTGGGAACGACTGAACACCTTCGTCGTCGAAGACCTGAAGGCGGACACGCGAGCGCCCCTGCTCGTGGGTCGATACGAGGAACTGGCCGAGCGATGGGACATGGACTCCCGGCGAGGACAGATGGCGGCGGTGCAGGCCGCACTGGTCGTCGCCCGCACGCGGGGCGCTCGCGAGGGCGCCAACGCGGTCAACGGCTTCCACGCCGTCGCGAGGAAGCGCGCCGAGGCACGGGCCGAAGGCGAGGAGCCGACGCACACGTTCCCAGTCACGGCCGACGACCTGTCTCAGGGCGGCGAGTACGACGTCGCCCTCGACGGCCACACCGGCGAGGGGAAGCGACTGGGTCGTAGCTCGCCGTTCTTTCGGATCCACGGCGCACGTGTCGGCCCCGAAGGCGAAACCGAGGTGAGCGCGCGCTGGAAGCGGCTCTTCCTGGCGCTCGACGAGTACGACTACACCGACGAACAGGTCGCCCACGCGCTCGCGGCGGTCGATCCGGACGACCGGTGGGCCGATCCCGACCTCTAGTCCCAGAGCGCGTACATGTCGTCGCGGATCGGCTCCGTGTAGCGGTTCCCGTTCAGTTCGACGGCCGGTTCGTCACCCTTGATCCGGCCGACGTCGACGGCGGCGATGTCCTCGTCGTGAAGCGCCGAGAGCGCGGCATCCGCCTCGTCGTCGGGGACGGTCGCCAGCAACGCCCCGGAGCCGAGGACTCGAAGCGGGTCGACGCCCACGGCATCACAGAGCATGCGGGTCTCCTCGCGGACGTGGATGGCGTCGGCGTCGACGACGAGGGTAACCTCGCCGGCCAGCGCCATCTCGATCAGCCCTCCGAGGACGCCGCCCTCGGTGGGGTCGTGCATGGCGGTCGCCACCGGTGCGAGGATGGCCGCCTCGGGCATGACGCTGAGGTCGTCGAACGCCGCCCGCGCACGGTCGAGCACGCCGGTGGACACGTCGAGGCGGTCCCGGAAGTCAGTCGCGAGGACGCCCGTGGCCTCGATGCCCGCGCCCTTCGTGAGAAGGAGACGGTCGCCCGGGGTCGCTCCGCCCGTGGCGACGAAGCGATCCGCCATCCCGAGACAGGCGAGCGAACAGAGCGGGCGGTCGAGGCCGGCGACCACCTCCGTGTGCCCACCGGCGATCGCCAGTCCGAGACGATCGGACTCCGCGTCGAGTTGGCCGGTGATCGTCCCCAGCAGGTCGGGGTCCGCATCGGGGAGCAGGAGGGTGCTCAGGAGGTATTCGGGACGGCCGCCGGCGGCCGCTACGTCGTTCGAGGCGACCGCGACGGCCAACTGGCCGATGCGGTCGGCCGCGAGCGAGATAGGATCGGTGCTGACGATCAGCGTTCCCTCCCTGACCCTGATCGCCGCGGCGTCCTCGCCGAACGCCGGCCCCGCGAGCAGGTTCGGGTTGGCGGCGCCCGTCCGGGAGAGGACGAACTCCGACAGCACCGCCGGGTCGAGCTTACCGGTCATGCGCGATCCGTACGCCCGCCCCGCTCATGTGCCTTCCCGTCGGCGGCCGGACCGCACCCTACAAGCCCTCCCGCCGGCAACGTTGACTATGCTCATGACACCCGGTCCGACGGCGCTCCCCCCGTCGGTCAGGGAGGCGGCCAGCGAGGAACTGCTCAACCCCGACGTGGATCCGGCCTTCGCCGACCGATACGACGGCCTCCGCGACACGCTGGCGAGGGCGTACGGCACCGACGACGAGGTGGTCGTCCTCGGCGGCGAGGGCATCCTCGGACTGGAGGCGGCCATCGCGTCGACCGTCGCACCCGGCGACCGCGTGCTCTGTCTCTCGAACGGCCCGTACGGCGACGGCTTCGCGGATTTCGTCGAGAGCTACGGCGGCGAGGCAACGCTCGTCGGCGCCGACTACGACGACCCGCTCCCTCTCGACGCCCTGGAGCGAACACTCGACGACGGCGAGTTCGACCTCGCGACGATGGTCCACTGCGAGACACCGACGGGGACGCTCAACGACCT
This window encodes:
- a CDS encoding AIR synthase family protein — protein: MTGKLDPAVLSEFVLSRTGAANPNLLAGPAFGEDAAAIRVREGTLIVSTDPISLAADRIGQLAVAVASNDVAAAGGRPEYLLSTLLLPDADPDLLGTITGQLDAESDRLGLAIAGGHTEVVAGLDRPLCSLACLGMADRFVATGGATPGDRLLLTKGAGIEATGVLATDFRDRLDVSTGVLDRARAAFDDLSVMPEAAILAPVATAMHDPTEGGVLGGLIEMALAGEVTLVVDADAIHVREETRMLCDAVGVDPLRVLGSGALLATVPDDEADAALSALHDEDIAAVDVGRIKGDEPAVELNGNRYTEPIRDDMYALWD